In Flavobacterium okayamense, a single window of DNA contains:
- a CDS encoding polysaccharide biosynthesis/export family protein has protein sequence MKSTKFLIYIALIVFVSSCIPNKDLVYLQNKKGTEQSIEVNQAFSKPYKVQVNDILSVNIKALDQKLVDIFNPSSSGQQNTSMMSQNGLYFNGFTVDDHGNIRVPVLGEVNVLGFTIDEIRQTIEKRLLDEYFKNEARIFVNVKLAGLRYTINGEIGNPGTNVLFQDSATIMEAIANSGDITMTGDRKKVQIIRKMPHGFETHYLDLTKAETMNSPFFYIQPNDYIYIKPLPQKSWGTGTTGMQTVGTIITALSLITTTILLSRNL, from the coding sequence ATGAAAAGCACTAAGTTTTTAATATATATAGCTTTAATTGTTTTTGTGAGTTCATGTATCCCAAATAAAGATTTGGTTTATTTACAAAATAAAAAAGGGACTGAACAGTCAATTGAAGTTAATCAAGCTTTTTCAAAGCCTTATAAAGTTCAAGTGAATGATATTTTGAGTGTAAATATAAAAGCATTAGATCAAAAACTTGTTGATATTTTCAATCCTAGTTCTTCTGGTCAACAAAACACTAGTATGATGTCTCAAAATGGATTGTATTTTAATGGTTTTACAGTTGATGATCATGGTAATATAAGAGTACCTGTTTTAGGTGAAGTTAATGTTCTTGGTTTTACGATTGATGAAATTAGACAAACTATAGAAAAAAGATTACTTGATGAATATTTTAAAAATGAGGCAAGGATTTTTGTAAATGTGAAACTTGCGGGTTTAAGATATACCATTAATGGAGAAATTGGTAATCCAGGTACAAATGTGCTTTTTCAAGATAGTGCAACAATAATGGAGGCTATTGCGAATTCAGGTGATATAACAATGACAGGAGATAGGAAAAAAGTTCAAATTATTAGAAAAATGCCACATGGATTTGAGACTCATTATCTAGATTTAACTAAGGCTGAGACTATGAATTCACCTTTTTTTTATATTCAACCAAATGATTATATCTATATTAAACCACTTCCTCAAAAGTCATGGGGAACAGGGACTACAGGTATGCAAACTGTTGGAACAATTATAACGGCTTTGTCTTTAATAACAACTACAATTTTATTATCAAGAAATTTATAA
- the recR gene encoding recombination mediator RecR gives MELPSKLLEKAVSEISQLPGIGKRTALRLALHLLKQPEDQTQMLSNALTSLRENVKYCKSCYNISDNEICEICSNPNRDESIICVVEDVRDVMAIESTGIFNGLYHVLGGKINPIEGIGPSQLNISTLVDKINLGEVREIIFALSSTMEGDTTNFYIYKQIKDSKIKTSTIARGIAVGDELEYADEVTLGRSLINRIPYENGLKI, from the coding sequence ATGGAATTACCTTCAAAACTTCTCGAAAAAGCGGTTAGTGAAATCTCACAACTTCCAGGAATTGGAAAACGAACAGCACTTCGTTTGGCTTTACATTTGTTAAAGCAACCAGAAGACCAAACACAAATGCTTTCAAATGCGCTTACATCTTTGAGAGAAAACGTTAAGTATTGTAAATCATGTTATAATATTTCAGATAATGAAATTTGCGAAATTTGTTCTAATCCCAATAGAGATGAAAGTATCATTTGTGTTGTGGAGGATGTAAGAGATGTTATGGCAATTGAAAGCACAGGGATTTTTAATGGGTTATATCATGTTCTAGGGGGTAAGATAAATCCTATAGAAGGAATAGGGCCTAGCCAATTGAATATTTCAACACTTGTGGATAAAATAAATTTAGGAGAAGTACGTGAAATTATTTTTGCGTTGAGTTCTACAATGGAGGGTGATACTACAAATTTTTACATTTACAAACAGATAAAAGATTCCAAGATAAAGACTTCAACAATAGCTAGAGGAATTGCTGTTGGAGATGAATTAGAATACGCAGATGAAGTTACTTTAGGTAGAAGTTTGATAAATAGAATACCTTATGAAAACGGATTGAAAATTTAA
- a CDS encoding sodium:solute symporter, which translates to MAPTTILILILAYFSVLIAFSYFTGKGEASNNNSFFKANKQSPWYLVAFGMIGASLSGVTFISVPGKVETSQFVYFQIVLGYILGYFVIGAVLLPLYYRLNLTTIYTYLKDRFGNYSYKTGAWFFLVSRTVGSNLRLLLVANVLQTLVFDPLNIPYWITVTVTILLIWVYTFKSGIKTIIWTDTLQTLFMLVSVGVCIYVVSTDLGLNISGLANFVSESSFSKTLFFENVSSPKYFWKQFFSGAFIAIVMTGLDQDMMQKNLTCRSLKDAQKNMFWFTIVLTVVNFLFLVMGLLFTEYALKNGIDAHGDNLFPILANNHLGIVVAFSFILGLIAAAYSSADSALTSLTTSFCVDILDIESNHTEDQQVKIRKRVHFSFVIISILVILFFKYGFEDKSIIDKVLKYAGFTYGPLLGLYAFGLFTKWKIKDKLTPIVALLAVLISLVLNAKSMDWFGFNFGFEILIVNGFLTFLGLVLIRSQKN; encoded by the coding sequence ATGGCTCCAACTACAATTCTGATTTTAATTTTAGCCTATTTTTCAGTTCTAATTGCATTTTCTTATTTCACTGGAAAAGGAGAAGCTAGCAATAACAATTCTTTTTTTAAAGCTAACAAACAATCTCCTTGGTATTTAGTTGCTTTTGGAATGATTGGCGCTTCGCTTTCAGGTGTAACTTTTATTTCGGTTCCAGGAAAAGTTGAAACTTCTCAATTTGTTTATTTCCAAATTGTTTTAGGTTATATTTTAGGTTATTTTGTGATAGGAGCTGTTCTACTTCCGCTATATTATAGATTAAATCTAACAACAATTTATACCTATTTAAAAGATAGATTTGGAAATTATTCCTATAAAACTGGTGCTTGGTTTTTCTTAGTTTCAAGAACAGTTGGCTCTAATTTAAGATTATTACTTGTTGCAAATGTTTTACAAACTTTAGTTTTCGACCCTTTAAATATTCCTTATTGGATAACGGTAACCGTAACAATTTTACTTATATGGGTTTACACTTTTAAATCGGGAATTAAAACCATCATTTGGACTGATACTTTACAAACACTTTTTATGTTAGTTTCTGTTGGCGTTTGTATTTATGTAGTTTCAACTGATTTAGGATTGAATATTTCTGGATTAGCCAATTTCGTTTCGGAAAGTTCTTTTTCTAAAACTTTATTTTTTGAAAATGTAAGTTCGCCAAAATATTTTTGGAAACAATTCTTTTCGGGAGCTTTTATAGCCATTGTAATGACAGGATTAGATCAAGATATGATGCAAAAAAACCTTACTTGTAGAAGTTTAAAAGATGCTCAAAAAAACATGTTTTGGTTTACAATTGTTTTAACAGTCGTGAATTTCCTTTTCTTAGTAATGGGTTTACTATTTACAGAATATGCTCTTAAAAATGGAATTGATGCGCATGGTGATAATTTATTTCCAATTTTAGCCAATAATCATTTAGGAATTGTTGTTGCTTTCAGTTTTATATTAGGCTTAATCGCCGCAGCTTATTCTAGTGCGGATAGTGCTTTAACTTCTTTAACAACATCTTTCTGTGTTGATATTTTAGATATTGAATCTAACCATACTGAAGATCAACAAGTAAAAATTAGAAAACGTGTTCACTTTTCATTCGTTATTATTTCAATCCTAGTTATTCTTTTCTTTAAATATGGATTTGAAGATAAAAGCATAATCGATAAAGTCTTGAAATATGCAGGTTTTACTTATGGTCCATTATTAGGCCTTTATGCGTTTGGATTATTTACAAAATGGAAAATTAAAGACAAACTAACTCCAATAGTTGCACTACTTGCGGTTCTAATTTCGCTAGTCTTAAACGCTAAAAGCATGGATTGGTTCGGATTTAATTTTGGCTTTGAAATCTTAATCGTAAACGGTTTTTTAACCTTTTTAGGTTTAGTATTGATTCGTAGCCAAAAGAACTAA
- a CDS encoding CoA-binding protein, whose amino-acid sequence MKTLVLGATTNKERYSYKAIHNLIGKSHQVVAIGSKKGMALDVQIETEKIPYHGIDTVTLYLNPQHQREYYDYIISLQPRRVIFNPGTENPEFYTLLKENGIEYEVACTLVLLATNQY is encoded by the coding sequence ATGAAGACATTAGTTTTAGGAGCCACAACAAATAAAGAACGTTATTCTTATAAAGCAATTCATAATTTGATAGGGAAAAGTCATCAAGTAGTGGCTATTGGTTCAAAAAAAGGAATGGCATTAGATGTTCAAATTGAAACTGAAAAAATTCCTTATCATGGTATTGATACTGTAACGTTATACTTAAATCCGCAACATCAACGCGAATATTACGATTATATAATTTCACTTCAGCCAAGACGTGTGATTTTTAATCCGGGAACTGAAAATCCTGAATTTTATACGCTTCTAAAAGAAAACGGAATCGAATATGAAGTTGCTTGTACTTTAGTTCTTTTGGCTACGAATCAATACTAA
- a CDS encoding MarC family NAAT transporter, with product MDTFIYLFAALFSVLNPLGTIPIFVGLTSDYTKQERATVSLKTSLNVFIILVISFFLGQYVLTFFGITITALRIAGGLIITSSGFGLLNGQFSKNKGINKKVRKEVEERHHIALTPLAMPMLAGPGSISLLIAYYQDHNTTLEIVASSFAILAIAIAIYFILRGGHYLARILGSSGIVAISRVIGFLTIAIGIQYIISAILTIIRGI from the coding sequence ATGGATACTTTTATTTATTTATTTGCCGCACTTTTTTCGGTTTTAAACCCTTTAGGAACCATTCCTATTTTTGTAGGATTAACATCTGATTATACAAAACAAGAAAGAGCAACAGTTTCATTAAAAACATCATTAAATGTTTTTATTATTTTGGTTATTTCTTTCTTTCTTGGTCAGTATGTACTTACTTTCTTTGGAATTACTATTACTGCTTTGCGTATTGCAGGTGGACTTATAATTACAAGTTCAGGTTTTGGTTTATTAAACGGACAGTTTAGTAAAAATAAAGGTATTAATAAAAAAGTACGTAAAGAAGTTGAAGAACGCCACCATATAGCACTTACTCCTTTAGCTATGCCAATGCTCGCTGGTCCTGGCTCAATTTCGTTGTTAATTGCTTATTATCAAGATCACAATACAACTTTAGAAATTGTTGCTTCAAGTTTTGCTATTTTAGCTATTGCTATAGCAATTTATTTCATTTTAAGAGGCGGACATTATTTGGCAAGAATCTTAGGTTCGTCTGGAATTGTTGCTATTTCTAGAGTTATTGGTTTCTTAACAATTGCGATAGGAATTCAATATATAATTAGTGCTATTCTAACTATTATAAGAGGAATTTAA
- a CDS encoding SDR family oxidoreductase codes for MRIVLTGANGYVGKRLLPELLELGHEVICCVRDIDRLGIPPETLKLITIWEVDFLNEPDFNSIPTNIDVAYYLIHSMSSSTTSFDEMESKAARNFNLYMAKMKTKQVIYLSGIVNDKTLSKHLESRKKVENILFEGTSHLTVLRAGIIVGSGSSSFEIIRDLCEKLPLMITPKWVLTKTQPIAIRNVIQYLIGVILIEECYDKSYDIAGPDVLSYKEMLKLYAKTRGFKNWIFTFPVMTPKLSSYWLYFVTSTSYKLAINLVDSMKIEIIAKENNLQNLLNITPIPYTKAIDLAFNKIEQNLVISSWKDSLVSGRFKKNLTEFIQIPKYGCLTDHQSIHVTDVGATLNNIWSIGGNKGWYYGDWLWRIRGFMDKIVGGVGLRRGRTHATQIDNGDALDFWRVLLANKERKRLLLFAEMRLPGEAWLEFKIDENNILHQTATFRPRGILGRLYWYSLIPFHFFIFKGMIRNIAK; via the coding sequence ATGAGAATAGTATTAACAGGAGCAAATGGTTATGTAGGAAAACGCTTACTTCCCGAACTTCTTGAGTTGGGCCATGAAGTCATTTGCTGTGTTCGAGATATTGACCGACTTGGAATTCCACCAGAAACTTTGAAGCTTATTACTATTTGGGAAGTTGATTTTTTAAATGAACCTGATTTTAATTCCATTCCAACAAATATTGATGTCGCTTATTATTTAATTCATTCCATGTCATCCTCTACAACTTCTTTTGATGAAATGGAATCGAAGGCTGCTAGAAATTTCAATTTGTACATGGCAAAAATGAAAACCAAGCAGGTTATCTATTTAAGTGGAATTGTAAACGACAAAACTTTATCTAAACATTTAGAATCTCGAAAAAAAGTTGAAAATATTCTATTTGAAGGAACATCCCATCTAACGGTTTTAAGAGCAGGAATAATAGTAGGATCTGGAAGTTCTTCCTTTGAAATTATAAGAGATTTATGTGAAAAGCTGCCCCTTATGATTACACCTAAATGGGTTTTAACAAAAACACAACCTATTGCAATTAGAAATGTAATTCAATATTTAATAGGTGTGATTTTAATAGAAGAATGTTACGATAAATCTTATGACATAGCAGGTCCTGATGTGTTGTCATATAAAGAAATGCTTAAATTATATGCTAAAACAAGAGGTTTTAAAAATTGGATCTTTACTTTTCCAGTAATGACACCAAAACTTTCATCATATTGGCTTTATTTTGTAACATCGACATCGTACAAATTAGCTATAAATTTAGTTGACAGTATGAAAATTGAAATTATAGCTAAAGAAAATAATTTGCAAAACCTTTTAAATATTACTCCAATCCCTTATACAAAAGCAATTGACTTAGCTTTTAATAAAATTGAACAAAACTTAGTAATTTCAAGTTGGAAAGATAGTTTAGTGAGTGGCAGGTTTAAAAAAAACCTTACTGAATTTATTCAAATTCCAAAATATGGTTGTTTGACCGATCATCAAAGTATTCATGTTACAGATGTTGGTGCAACCTTGAATAATATTTGGTCTATTGGAGGTAATAAAGGCTGGTATTATGGCGATTGGTTATGGCGCATAAGAGGTTTTATGGATAAAATAGTTGGTGGTGTTGGATTAAGAAGAGGTCGCACACATGCTACACAAATTGACAATGGAGATGCTTTGGATTTTTGGAGAGTTTTGCTTGCCAACAAAGAAAGAAAACGATTGTTATTGTTTGCAGAAATGCGACTACCTGGAGAAGCTTGGTTAGAATTTAAAATTGATGAAAATAATATTTTACATCAAACCGCTACATTCAGACCGAGAGGAATTTTAGGTCGTTTATACTGGTATTCATTAATACCTTTTCATTTTTTTATTTTTAAAGGAATGATTCGAAACATTGCTAAATAA
- the ctlX gene encoding citrulline utilization hydrolase CtlX has translation MNQTTNTILMIRPVAFRTNEQTLENNFYQKASDGVLPATINAKAQEQFDAFVEKLRSVGVNIVVVNDNLETDTPDSIFPNNWISFHESGDVVLYPMFAENRRLERREDILDILEEQGFQINDIMDYTSAEEDNIFLEGTGSIVLDRENEKAYCALSPRADEELFIEFCEDFEYNPIIFEAFQTVNGERKHIYHTNVMMCIAETFAIICADCIDDKAERKMVLSSLKESGKELILITENQVNAFAGNMLQVRAANDERILVMSESAYNSLTKDQITKIEKHCKVLYTNLEVIEAYGGGSARCMMTEIFLPRA, from the coding sequence TTGAATCAAACAACAAATACAATATTAATGATTCGTCCGGTAGCTTTCCGAACGAATGAACAAACATTAGAAAACAATTTTTATCAAAAAGCTTCAGATGGAGTTTTGCCAGCAACAATTAATGCGAAAGCTCAAGAGCAATTTGATGCATTTGTTGAAAAACTGCGCTCTGTAGGAGTTAATATAGTTGTGGTTAATGATAATTTAGAAACAGATACACCAGATAGTATTTTTCCAAACAATTGGATTTCATTTCATGAATCAGGTGATGTAGTTTTATATCCTATGTTTGCCGAAAATCGTCGACTTGAAAGACGTGAAGATATTTTAGATATTCTAGAAGAGCAAGGTTTTCAAATAAATGATATTATGGATTATACTTCTGCAGAAGAAGATAATATTTTCTTAGAAGGAACAGGAAGTATTGTTTTAGATAGAGAAAATGAAAAGGCTTATTGTGCTTTATCTCCAAGAGCAGATGAAGAATTATTTATTGAATTTTGTGAAGATTTTGAATATAATCCAATAATTTTTGAAGCTTTTCAAACGGTTAATGGTGAAAGAAAACACATTTATCATACCAATGTAATGATGTGTATTGCTGAAACTTTTGCTATTATTTGTGCCGATTGTATTGATGATAAAGCTGAACGCAAAATGGTTTTAAGTAGTTTAAAAGAAAGTGGTAAAGAACTTATTTTAATTACAGAAAATCAAGTGAATGCTTTTGCAGGGAACATGTTACAAGTTCGAGCTGCTAATGATGAAAGAATTTTAGTAATGAGTGAATCAGCTTATAATAGCTTAACAAAAGATCAAATTACTAAAATTGAAAAGCATTGTAAAGTTTTGTATACTAATCTAGAGGTTATTGAGGCTTATGGTGGCGGAAGTGCACGTTGTATGATGACAGAAATTTTCTTACCTAGAGCTTAA
- a CDS encoding arginase → MNTNITFLINKSEITAGTRGASLGPDAIMTAARQKGSYIFSDNKIEEIRNWNELLNRPIKYPYAKRIIGLLNVYEELNAKVSSLVKSNTFPIVLAADHGSAGGTISGIKSAFPDKRIGVVWIDAHADIHTPYTTPSGNLHGMPLASVLDIDNKECKINDIDAETEEYWNKLKNVGGFSKKINTEDLVYVGVRDTEAGEEFVIEKFGIKSIEVGQLRKEGVTEILKDINEQLKDCDIIYVSFDVDSMDPDLTSYGTGTPVPGGITPNEAKELLTHFAANPKTVCIEVVEVNPCLDEKKNKMAEVTLDLLEAITDVVKERA, encoded by the coding sequence ATGAATACAAATATTACTTTTCTTATAAATAAATCTGAAATTACTGCTGGAACTAGAGGTGCTTCATTAGGACCCGATGCAATTATGACTGCAGCAAGGCAAAAAGGAAGTTATATCTTTTCAGATAATAAAATTGAGGAAATAAGAAATTGGAATGAATTATTAAATAGACCAATTAAATATCCTTATGCTAAAAGAATTATTGGATTGCTTAATGTTTATGAAGAGTTAAATGCAAAAGTTTCTTCACTTGTTAAGTCTAATACTTTTCCGATTGTTTTAGCAGCAGATCATGGTTCTGCTGGAGGAACAATTTCAGGTATTAAATCTGCTTTTCCAGATAAAAGAATTGGTGTTGTTTGGATTGATGCTCATGCAGATATTCATACACCTTATACGACGCCTTCAGGTAATTTACACGGTATGCCATTAGCATCAGTTTTAGATATTGACAATAAAGAATGTAAGATTAATGATATCGATGCGGAGACTGAAGAGTATTGGAATAAGTTGAAAAATGTAGGTGGATTTTCTAAAAAAATAAATACTGAGGACTTAGTATATGTTGGTGTTAGAGATACTGAAGCAGGAGAAGAATTTGTTATTGAAAAATTTGGAATTAAATCTATTGAAGTAGGTCAATTACGAAAAGAGGGTGTTACTGAAATTCTAAAAGATATTAATGAGCAATTGAAGGACTGTGATATAATTTACGTATCGTTTGATGTTGATTCAATGGATCCTGATTTAACTTCATATGGCACAGGAACTCCAGTTCCTGGAGGAATTACGCCTAATGAAGCAAAGGAATTATTAACCCATTTTGCTGCTAATCCGAAAACAGTTTGTATAGAGGTAGTGGAGGTGAATCCTTGTTTAGACGAGAAAAAGAATAAAATGGCTGAAGTAACGCTTGACCTTTTAGAGGCTATAACAGATGTTGTAAAAGAAAGAGCTTAA
- a CDS encoding citrate synthase, with translation MSKTATIELDGNKYEFPVIVGTENEVAIDIEKLRGATGAITIDPGYKNTGSCKSEITFLDGEEGILRYRGYAIEDLAEKADFLEVSYLLIFGELPTAAQLEKFENDIRKYTLVHEEMKNIIDGFPKTAHPMGVLSSLTSALTAFNPKSVNVKNEKELYEAVCKTMGKFLVIATWTYRKRMGFPMNYYDNTKGYVENFMRLMFELPTGPYKIDKRVIDALDKLFILHADHEQNCSTSTVRIVGSSHAGLFASISAGVSALWGPLHGGANQAVLEMLQEIHDNGGDVAKFVLKAKDKDDPFRLMGFGHRVYKNFDPRATIIKKAADDVLGALGVDDPLLDIAKQLEKVALEDEYFKARNLYPNVDFYSGIIYRAMGIPVEMFTVLFAIGRLPGWIAQWKEMRLNGEPIGRPRQVYTGYTARAFKEVNER, from the coding sequence ATGTCAAAAACAGCAACAATAGAGTTGGATGGCAATAAATACGAGTTTCCTGTAATAGTTGGTACAGAAAATGAAGTTGCTATCGATATTGAAAAATTACGTGGTGCAACTGGAGCCATTACTATTGATCCAGGATATAAAAATACAGGTTCTTGTAAAAGTGAAATTACTTTTCTTGATGGTGAAGAGGGAATTTTAAGATATAGAGGTTATGCTATTGAAGATTTAGCCGAAAAAGCTGATTTCCTTGAAGTATCTTATTTATTAATTTTTGGTGAATTACCTACGGCTGCTCAATTAGAGAAGTTTGAAAATGACATTCGTAAGTATACTTTGGTTCACGAAGAGATGAAAAATATCATTGATGGTTTTCCTAAAACAGCTCATCCAATGGGAGTTTTATCTTCGTTAACAAGTGCATTAACTGCTTTTAATCCTAAATCAGTTAATGTTAAGAATGAAAAAGAATTATATGAAGCTGTATGTAAAACAATGGGTAAATTCCTTGTAATTGCAACTTGGACTTACAGAAAACGTATGGGATTCCCTATGAATTATTACGATAATACAAAAGGATATGTTGAAAACTTCATGCGTTTAATGTTTGAACTACCAACAGGTCCGTATAAAATTGATAAAAGAGTAATTGATGCGTTAGATAAATTATTTATTTTACATGCAGATCACGAACAAAACTGTTCTACTTCTACTGTAAGAATTGTTGGTTCATCTCATGCTGGGTTATTTGCTTCAATTTCAGCAGGTGTTTCTGCGCTTTGGGGACCATTACATGGTGGTGCTAACCAAGCGGTTTTAGAAATGTTACAAGAAATTCATGATAATGGAGGAGATGTTGCTAAATTCGTACTAAAAGCAAAAGATAAAGATGATCCTTTCCGTTTAATGGGATTCGGACACAGAGTTTACAAAAACTTCGACCCTCGTGCAACTATCATTAAGAAAGCTGCAGATGATGTATTAGGTGCCTTAGGGGTTGATGATCCTTTATTAGACATTGCAAAACAATTAGAAAAAGTTGCATTAGAAGATGAATATTTCAAAGCAAGAAACTTATATCCAAACGTAGATTTCTATTCAGGAATTATATATCGTGCTATGGGTATTCCAGTTGAAATGTTTACAGTTTTATTTGCAATTGGTCGTTTACCAGGTTGGATTGCTCAATGGAAAGAAATGAGATTGAACGGTGAGCCAATTGGTCGTCCTCGTCAAGTATATACAGGTTATACTGCCAGAGCCTTCAAAGAGGTAAATGAAAGATAA
- the eno gene encoding phosphopyruvate hydratase — protein sequence MSIIIKIHARQILDSRGNPTVEVDVVTENGVLGRAAVPSGASTGEHEAVELRDGGKNYMGKGVLKAVENVNITIASEIVGMSVFEQNAIDKAMIDLDGTPNKSKLGANAILGVSLAVAKAAANELGMPLYRYVGGVSANTLPVPMMNIINGGSHSDAPIAFQEFMIMPVKAKNFTHAMQMGTEIFHNLKKVLHDRNLSTAVGDEGGFAPNLAGGTEDALDSIKLAVTNAGYTFGDDVMVALDCAASEFYVDGKYDYSKFEGPSGKVRSSEEQASYLAELVSKYPIISIEDGMYEDDWAGWKLLTEKIGDKVQLVGDDLFVTNVERLSRGISEGIANSILIKVNQIGTLTETIAAVNMAHNAGYTSVMSHRSGETEDNTIADLAVALNCGQIKTGSASRSDRMAKYNQLLRIEEELAEVAYFPQERAFKVN from the coding sequence ATGAGTATTATTATAAAAATTCATGCAAGACAAATTCTTGATTCAAGAGGTAATCCAACAGTTGAAGTTGATGTTGTAACTGAAAACGGAGTGCTTGGTAGAGCTGCAGTTCCAAGTGGAGCATCTACTGGTGAACATGAAGCTGTGGAATTAAGAGATGGTGGTAAAAATTACATGGGTAAGGGTGTGCTAAAAGCTGTTGAGAATGTAAATATAACCATCGCTTCTGAAATTGTTGGAATGTCAGTTTTTGAACAAAATGCCATAGATAAAGCAATGATTGATTTAGATGGTACGCCAAATAAATCTAAACTTGGTGCCAATGCAATATTAGGCGTTTCTTTAGCTGTTGCAAAGGCAGCTGCTAATGAATTAGGAATGCCTTTATATCGCTATGTTGGTGGTGTTTCTGCAAATACACTTCCTGTGCCTATGATGAATATCATCAATGGTGGTTCTCACTCAGATGCGCCAATTGCATTCCAGGAGTTTATGATTATGCCAGTTAAGGCTAAAAACTTTACGCATGCCATGCAAATGGGAACTGAAATTTTTCATAACCTTAAAAAAGTATTGCACGATAGAAATTTATCAACTGCAGTAGGTGATGAAGGTGGTTTTGCTCCAAATTTAGCTGGTGGTACTGAAGATGCTTTAGATTCAATTAAATTAGCAGTTACAAATGCTGGTTATACTTTTGGAGATGATGTTATGGTTGCTTTAGACTGTGCGGCTTCAGAATTTTATGTTGATGGTAAATATGATTATTCAAAATTTGAAGGACCTTCAGGAAAAGTAAGATCATCGGAAGAGCAAGCTTCTTATTTAGCAGAATTAGTTTCAAAATACCCAATTATATCAATTGAAGACGGAATGTATGAAGACGATTGGGCTGGCTGGAAATTATTGACAGAGAAAATTGGTGATAAAGTTCAGCTAGTTGGAGATGATTTATTTGTAACTAATGTAGAGCGTTTATCTAGAGGGATTTCAGAAGGTATTGCAAATTCAATTTTGATTAAAGTAAATCAAATTGGAACGTTAACTGAAACTATTGCTGCGGTTAATATGGCACATAATGCGGGTTATACATCTGTAATGAGTCATCGTTCAGGTGAAACTGAAGACAATACAATTGCTGATTTAGCGGTTGCTTTAAATTGTGGTCAAATTAAAACGGGATCAGCTTCACGTTCTGATCGTATGGCAAAATATAACCAATTATTGCGAATTGAAGAAGAATTGGCAGAAGTTGCTTATTTTCCTCAAGAAAGAGCTTTCAAAGTGAATTAA